Sequence from the Deltaproteobacteria bacterium IMCC39524 genome:
AGGGTGGCGAAGAGGATCGGGGTGCCGGCTCTGACCGTTGCGTCAAGCAGGATCTCAAGCATGGTGATCTCCCTTTGCCAGCTTCAGTCGGTTATGGATGAAAAAGTCGGAGGCCAGCAGGAAAAAGAGGATCAGCCCTTGGAACGCATAAACAAACGCCACCGGCAACTGCCAGGTCAGCTGCAGACTGTCACCACCGACCAATAAAACACCCATCAGGAAAGAGACGATGACAACACCCAGGGCACTGCGTTTGGCGAGCCAGGCGATAATGATCGCCGTGTACCCATAGCCGGGCGAGATGCCGTGCTGCAGGCGGTGCTGCAAGCCGGAAACCTCACTGAATCCGGCGATACCGGCGATCGCACCACTTAAGAAGAGCACCGCGAAGATCGCCAGACCGGTGCGCATGCCGGCGTAACGGGCGGCCTTCGGGTTGCTGCCAATGACCTTGATTTCATAACCCCAGACCGTGCGCTCCATGAACAGGTACAGCACCAGGGCACAAAACAGAGCCAGAAAGAAACCACTGTGGAAGCGGGTGTCGAAATATTCCGTCAGGCGGGCCGCATCGCTGAACTGTGCAGTCAAAGGGAAGTTGAAGCCTTTGGGGTCTTTCCATGGGCCATAGATCAGGTAGTCGACACCGAGGATGGCGATGTAGTTCATCAGTAGTGTAACGATGACTTCGTTGACCCGCCAGCGGGCTCGCAAAATACCGGCCACACCGGCCC
This genomic interval carries:
- a CDS encoding ABC transporter permease, yielding MKLITEKRELSSRLFRFTAPIISVLVALFVAGFLLLAAGVNPAQAYLEILQEALGSSYGLSETLVKTTPLIFASLGVSLAFRMQIWNIGAEGQIYMGACGASGVALFSGIESHPVMITAMFLAAFLCGGLWAGVAGILRARWRVNEVIVTLLMNYIAILGVDYLIYGPWKDPKGFNFPLTAQFSDAARLTEYFDTRFHSGFFLALFCALVLYLFMERTVWGYEIKVIGSNPKAARYAGMRTGLAIFAVLFLSGAIAGIAGFSEVSGLQHRLQHGISPGYGYTAIIIAWLAKRSALGVVIVSFLMGVLLVGGDSLQLTWQLPVAFVYAFQGLILFFLLASDFFIHNRLKLAKGDHHA